In Carcharodon carcharias isolate sCarCar2 chromosome 3, sCarCar2.pri, whole genome shotgun sequence, a single window of DNA contains:
- the LOC121276041 gene encoding 60S ribosomal protein L32-like, whose product MRSDLKGGHTAQKTKPLMANVYQKFAHPEVSLIDRLSFNQAARTSGKATGAGSLTLQYHALRPHLKPDIVNKRRMKFIRHQSDCYVKIAQNWRKPRRIDNRMRRRFKGQILMPNIGYGTNKKTKYMLPSEFNRFLVHDVKKLEALMMSNKTYCARIAHNVSSKNRKTIAERAAQLATKITNPNTRLCSEENELSVLA is encoded by the exons ATGCGCAGCGATCTTAAAGGGGGCCACACAGCGCAAAAAACCAAGCCGCTCATGGCGAATGTATACCAGAAG TTTGCCCATCCTGaagtcagcctgattgacaggcttagCTTCAATCAGGCTGCGAGGACTTCAGGGAAAGCCACAGGAGCAG GGTCTTTGACACTACA GTATCATGCCCTAAGACCACATCTGAAGCCAGACATTGTGAACAAACGCAGAATGAAGTTCATACGTCACCAGTCAGATTGCTATGTGAAGATTGCACAGAACTGGCGTAAACCCAGAAGGATTGACAACCGAATGCGCAGGAGGTTTAAGGGTCAGATTCTGATGCCTAACATCGGTTATGGCACCAATAAGAAAACCAAATACATGCTGCCATCAGAATTCAACAGGTTCCTGGTCCATGATGTCAAGAAGCTGGAAGCCCTAATGATGAGCAACAAGACTTACTGTGCCAGGATCGCTCACAATGTCTCCTCCAAAAACCGCAAGACAATTGCGGAGAGGGCAGCACAGCTTGCAACCAAGATCACTAATCCTAACACCAGATTATGCAGTGAAGAGAATGAATTAAGTGTCCTGGCATAG